One window of Klebsiella quasivariicola genomic DNA carries:
- the mnmC gene encoding bifunctional tRNA (5-methylaminomethyl-2-thiouridine)(34)-methyltransferase MnmD/FAD-dependent 5-carboxymethylaminomethyl-2-thiouridine(34) oxidoreductase MnmC has translation MKQNAIQPANLEFNAEGTPVSRDFDDVYFSNDNGLEETRYVFLGGNRLPERFVSHPRPLMIVAESGFGTGLNFLTLWQAFDVFVRDNPDVTLQRLHFISFEKFPLKAEDLHLAHQRWPELAPWAEQLQAQWPSAFAGCHRLLLDGGRVTLDLWFGDINELTSELDDSLNQQVDAWFLDGFAPAKNPDMWTQDLFNAMARLARPGGTLATFTSAGFVRRGLQEAGFTMRKTKGFGRKREMLTGEMAQTLSFPAQAPWFARSSSDAREAAIIGGGIASALLSLALLRRGWQVTLYCADEAPAQGASGNRQGALYPLLSQHDPALARFFPAAFTFARRMYDALPVMFDHEWCGVTQLGWDEKSAHKIAQMLALNLPPEIACSVTAEQVAELTGVDTGCGGVAYPAGGWLCPQQLTAELLALAATRGLHVHYGYQVNTLSAEGEGWLLNQQRYHQAVVLANGHRIADFAQTAQLPVYPVGGQVSHIPTTPLLSALRQVLCYDGYLTPQNPRNQQHCIGASYHRGRSDITFSEEDQQHNRQRLIDCFPGAEWPQDVDISANDARCGVRCATRDHLPMVGNVPDYEATLTQYASLHEQQDHAGNAPVCHNLFMLGALGSRGLCTAPLSAELLAAQMSSEPLPLDSDTLAALNPNRLWVRKLLKGKAVK, from the coding sequence GTGAAACAAAACGCCATACAACCAGCCAACCTGGAATTCAACGCTGAGGGTACACCTGTTTCCCGAGATTTCGACGATGTTTACTTTTCCAATGACAACGGTCTGGAAGAGACGCGCTACGTTTTTCTCGGTGGAAATCGCCTGCCGGAGCGCTTCGTCAGCCACCCTCGCCCGTTGATGATCGTCGCGGAGAGCGGCTTCGGTACCGGGCTCAATTTCCTCACCCTCTGGCAGGCCTTTGACGTTTTTGTTCGCGATAACCCGGACGTTACCCTGCAAAGGTTACATTTCATCAGTTTTGAGAAATTTCCGCTGAAGGCTGAGGATCTGCACCTGGCGCATCAGCGCTGGCCAGAGCTGGCCCCGTGGGCGGAACAGCTGCAGGCGCAATGGCCATCAGCCTTCGCCGGGTGCCATCGTTTGCTACTCGACGGCGGGCGGGTGACGCTCGATCTGTGGTTTGGCGATATTAATGAGCTGACCAGTGAGCTGGATGATTCGCTAAACCAGCAGGTGGACGCCTGGTTTCTCGACGGTTTTGCCCCGGCGAAAAATCCCGACATGTGGACCCAGGATCTGTTTAACGCCATGGCGCGCCTGGCGCGTCCCGGCGGGACGCTGGCCACCTTTACCTCCGCCGGCTTTGTCCGCCGCGGCCTGCAGGAGGCCGGCTTTACCATGCGTAAAACCAAAGGCTTCGGCCGCAAGCGGGAGATGCTGACCGGCGAGATGGCGCAAACGCTGAGCTTTCCTGCGCAGGCCCCCTGGTTCGCTCGCAGTAGCAGCGATGCCCGCGAGGCAGCCATCATCGGCGGCGGGATCGCCAGCGCCCTGCTCTCACTCGCCTTGCTGCGCCGCGGCTGGCAGGTGACCCTTTACTGCGCCGATGAGGCTCCAGCGCAGGGCGCCTCCGGCAATCGCCAGGGCGCACTGTACCCACTGTTAAGCCAGCACGATCCGGCGCTGGCACGCTTTTTCCCGGCTGCCTTTACCTTCGCCCGCCGAATGTATGACGCGCTGCCGGTGATGTTCGATCACGAATGGTGCGGTGTCACCCAGCTCGGCTGGGATGAGAAAAGCGCGCACAAAATCGCCCAGATGCTGGCGCTCAATTTACCCCCTGAGATCGCCTGCTCGGTGACAGCAGAGCAGGTCGCCGAGCTGACCGGCGTTGATACCGGCTGCGGCGGCGTCGCCTATCCGGCCGGCGGCTGGCTCTGCCCGCAGCAGCTTACCGCCGAACTGCTGGCGCTGGCGGCCACTCGCGGTCTGCACGTGCACTATGGTTATCAGGTTAATACTCTGAGCGCGGAGGGCGAGGGCTGGCTGCTCAATCAGCAGCGCTATCATCAGGCGGTGGTGCTGGCCAACGGTCACCGCATTGCGGATTTTGCACAAACCGCCCAGCTACCGGTCTACCCTGTTGGCGGCCAGGTCAGCCATATTCCCACCACCCCGCTGCTTTCCGCCCTGCGCCAGGTGCTGTGCTACGACGGCTACCTGACGCCGCAAAATCCGCGCAATCAGCAGCACTGCATTGGCGCCAGCTACCATCGCGGGCGGAGCGACATCACCTTCAGTGAAGAAGATCAGCAGCACAACCGGCAACGGTTGATCGACTGCTTCCCTGGCGCAGAATGGCCACAGGATGTGGACATCAGCGCCAATGACGCCCGCTGCGGCGTGCGCTGCGCCACCCGCGATCACCTGCCAATGGTCGGCAATGTACCGGACTATGAGGCAACATTGACGCAATATGCCAGCCTCCACGAACAACAGGATCACGCCGGTAATGCGCCGGTCTGTCACAACCTGTTTATGCTTGGCGCGCTCGGATCGCGGGGACTGTGCACCGCGCCGTTAAGCGCTGAGCTGCTGGCGGCGCAAATGAGCAGTGAACCGCTGCCGCTGGATAGCGATACTCTGGCGGCACTGAATCCGAATCGGCTGTGGGTGAGAAAACTGCTGAAGGGAAAAGCGGTGAAATAA
- the fabB gene encoding beta-ketoacyl-ACP synthase I, translating into MKRAVITGLGIVSSIGNNQQEVLASLREGRSGITFSQELKDSGMRSHVWGNVKLDTTGLIDRKVVRFMSDASIYAYLSMEQAVADAGLAPEAYQNNPRVGLIAGSGGGSPKFQVFGADAMRSPRGLKAVGPYVVTKAMASGVSACLATPFKIHGVNYSISSACATSAHCIGNAVEQIQLGKQDIVFAGGGEELCWEMACEFDAMGALSTKYNDTPEKASRTYDANRDGFVIAGGGGMVVVEELEHALARGAHIYAEIVGYGATSDGADMVAPSGEGAVRCMQMAMHGVDTPIDYLNSHGTSTPVGDVKELGAIREVFGDNSPAISATKAMTGHSLGAAGVQEAIYSLLMLEHGFIAPSINVEELDEQAAGLNIVTKPTDAKLTTVMSNSFGFGGTNATLVMRKYHA; encoded by the coding sequence ATGAAACGTGCAGTGATTACTGGCTTGGGCATCGTTTCCAGCATCGGTAATAACCAGCAGGAAGTCCTGGCATCTCTGCGTGAAGGACGTTCAGGGATCACTTTCTCTCAGGAGCTTAAAGATTCAGGGATGCGCAGCCACGTATGGGGCAACGTCAAACTGGATACCACTGGCCTCATTGACCGCAAAGTAGTGCGCTTCATGAGCGACGCCTCCATCTATGCTTACCTGTCCATGGAACAGGCCGTTGCCGACGCAGGTCTGGCGCCGGAAGCATACCAGAATAACCCGCGTGTCGGTCTGATTGCAGGCTCCGGCGGCGGTTCCCCGAAATTCCAGGTCTTCGGCGCCGATGCCATGCGCAGCCCGCGTGGTCTGAAAGCCGTGGGCCCGTATGTGGTCACCAAAGCGATGGCTTCCGGCGTTTCCGCCTGCCTCGCCACGCCGTTCAAAATTCACGGCGTGAATTACTCCATCAGCTCGGCCTGCGCCACTTCCGCACACTGTATCGGTAACGCGGTAGAGCAGATCCAGCTGGGCAAACAGGACATCGTCTTTGCCGGCGGCGGCGAAGAGCTGTGCTGGGAAATGGCCTGCGAGTTCGACGCCATGGGCGCGCTGTCCACCAAATACAATGACACTCCGGAAAAAGCGTCCCGTACCTATGATGCTAACCGTGACGGCTTCGTTATCGCCGGCGGCGGCGGTATGGTCGTGGTGGAAGAGCTGGAACACGCCCTGGCGCGTGGCGCACATATCTATGCGGAAATCGTCGGCTACGGCGCAACCTCCGATGGCGCTGACATGGTCGCCCCGTCTGGCGAAGGCGCGGTGCGCTGCATGCAGATGGCGATGCACGGCGTTGATACGCCGATCGATTACCTGAACTCCCACGGTACGTCTACTCCGGTCGGCGACGTGAAAGAGCTGGGCGCCATTCGCGAAGTGTTCGGCGACAACAGCCCGGCTATCTCGGCAACCAAAGCGATGACCGGCCACTCGCTGGGCGCGGCGGGCGTACAGGAAGCTATCTACTCCCTGCTGATGCTGGAGCACGGTTTTATCGCGCCGAGCATCAACGTCGAAGAGCTGGACGAGCAGGCTGCCGGCCTGAACATCGTCACCAAACCGACTGACGCTAAGCTGACCACCGTGATGTCCAACAGCTTCGGCTTCGGTGGCACCAACGCCACGCTGGTAATGCGTAAATACCACGCCTAA